The following DNA comes from Numida meleagris isolate 19003 breed g44 Domestic line chromosome 16, NumMel1.0, whole genome shotgun sequence.
CAGACTCTCCTCTGGGCATTAACTCTGCTCTTAACACAAGGTGCAGTCTGCCTCTCCCTCCCAGTCAGAGTCCGGTTAAGGCACAACCTAGGGATCAGCCAGCAATTCAGAGACCATCTTTCTACTCCTATTTTTGTACTGAGTGGTTCAAGGCAAGATGGTGTATGTGTGCTCACGCCTCCCCTCCACCCTGCAGTctgtgtgttgtgtgtgtttctgaAGAGCAAGGCCTCACTCAAGGTTTTTAAGTCAAAATTCCATTGCTCTAgtcttgcaatttttttgtaACTGTGCCCTATTTATACTGATATTAAAACCTTTATAGACAGCAGCTGGATTCGTGGTTTTGTatcctgcagcaccaggctcTGCATCTTTTGCTGTGTCAGTTGAGTTCAAGTGCTATCTAACAGCAGCGGGAGCTGTGGCTTGTGAGTGGCAGTGCAGAGTGTTGGTTTTAAACGACCATTGCTGTGCCACGCTCCTCAAGAATGGTTCCTCTGCCAGGTTGCTGTGTGCACAGCTccacgctgctgctggagcaggagctcAAGCTGGGGCTTGGTTACAGTGACGCTCTAGCACGCTGTTGTCTGTCTCAAGTTGATCAAGAAACTCTTTCAGGTTCCGAGGCTCAGCGTGTGATGGAGACAGCAAGAGAAGGTGAGTGCTTATTGCATAAAATAAACCCTGACATTCAGGCTTTTTAAAGGCAAGGAATCAAACTGAAATGTGGTTGTGAGCTAGTAACCTAGAGCTCTATCCTAAGGAGGTGCTTGGCTGCTTTACCAGTCAGaacctttttaatttttatggtTTTAAGAGACCAGAGTGATAGTATTGAATGATGTTGCTTTGAGGGTTGTTATTTTCCTTGTAAACAGAAGAGATGGTGATATTCTAGTGCTTGATGTGGTTTTACTTGCCCTGGTAGCTAGCTGGCTGGAGTAAAGTCTCCCAGTGGAAGGGAGAGGTGCTTAGTGTTACCTCCCAGAAAACTTCTCTGCAGTGAGCACTCAGGGTGCTGGGCAGAACTCCTTGGTGCCACGCAGCCAACAGGAGCAGATGCGATTGGTTACACTTAGATTTTAGAGCTATACTGTTTCTTTAGACAGAACCATTGCATCTCTGAACTGCACCTTTACCTGCCCCTCAGCCACAAAGGCTCTTGGAACAGCATTAAGCAGAGCGTGGCTCACCACGACACGTGCAGATAAGCAGCCAGGAGCatcagcttcctgcagccagccTGCTGCTTCCACACCCGAGTTAGAAGTAGCACCAGGCTTTCCCTGTGCCTTTCCTAATGACAAGGGAAGGGAGTGCTGGTGCTAGCTGCAATTCCTGCTGGCTGTTCTGAGGGAAGGGATGCATGTTCTGCGTCATTAAgtgctgcagctgttctgtgtgTAATAATGCCCCAGAGAGGAGTAACAGGGATGCAACTGGACTTGGGAATAGGTATCTACAGTGACGCTGCATCACTGCcattaaaactgaaacagtGTAAGTTGATTACCCATTAACTTTAAGTGTAGAAAAACAGAGCTATTGCTACATTACAGAGCATTGCAACAGCTGCTTCTCCCAGGAGTTCCTCCCATCCCTCCTTTCCAAGCTGGGGGCTAGGGATGAGGCTTGAGGGTTTTAGATGAGCAGTAGATCTAGTTTCCATAACAACAAAAAGGGCTGTTAGATGTAGAATAACGTTCCCAGCCTCTCAGCAGCTGAAGTCATTCTGCTGCCCTATTTTTGCTTTAGGTTAAGGAGGAGCTGTTTCTGAGAATTCATGAATCTGTAGTACAACTCAGATGTGTCATCTGGAGAGGAACTGGAAGACATTAACGAGCTTAAGGCACACTGAGAGTTTCAGGAAGGATTAGgggctttgttttgctttcacacCCAGCTTCCAAGACCAGGGTGGCACAGCTCCCCCTGAGCCGCGTCCCCTCCTCTCCTACAGCTGCAGTTAcatggcaggagcagccctgagcCCATGGCAGACGCTGAGGCTGGAGGTCAGGCAGTTCGTTTATTGGCAAATAAGTGCTGAAAACCATGAGCCCTACATACACAGGCGCTCAGTGCCCTGTTACATTAGAGTGGTCACAATACCATTGGGGAAAGTGCAAACGATAATAAACAAGCAAAGTTAGTTCTGCCATACCGAGGGGAAGGCAGTGAACAGAAAGCCTGGTGCAGGTGAACTTCTCTTCAATCCTGCTTAAGTGGAAACCTAGTTACACAGCAACGGCAGTCCTTCAGCTGAGCTCTAGCTAAAAAGAGCATTATAGGATTAAAATGCACACACACCTTAGCACTCCCTTTGAGCTAACCCGGCCCACGCACCAGGGGCAGCCCGAGCTGCTGGATGTGTGTGCGGCCAGGAACGGCTCCTTGGAGTGGGACTGCTCCTTCCTGAACTGCTGCACCAAGTCTGCTCACTGCTGGGATGGGAGGGAGGTGCTGGTTCCATCAGTCACCTGGGGTGAACGCAAAGTCAGGCTGAAACATGCCTGGAACAGACgctgaaagaaaagccaggGCAATTCACACAGGGAGCAAAGCTTGTAAGAAGGCTTGTAAACTCTTTGCAGTCTGAGAGTAGTTGGTCAGAGGAAATGCAAGCAAGATGCGTGGTCCCTTGCACTGAGGTTTGATTTCTGACATACAAGCCCTATGTTAACTAGGTTGGTCTTCAAAGACATTCCATTCCAGCTTCAGAGGACACTACTAATGGAAGCCATCGGGCACCACTATAGTGAGCACGGCTCTTGGAAAGCCTTGTGTTACTGCTCTTTCAGTTGGGTTTTACTGGCTCTTAATTCTTAAATTTAGCTTCCTTCAGAGCTAGCCTACGTGACAGGGTTTCTGTGGGATGTTTTCCCACTGGAACGCTCAGTGGTTTGACTCAGGCTTTTCTACTGCAGAAGAACAGAGAGGACAGGAGGGGCAGACAGGCACTAGCAGACACCAAACACAAGGGAAGCGTAACTTAAACTccatgagcagcagctgggggaggCAGTTTGCTGGCCCTGGGAAAGCCACCGTGATAAACAAGACTAGGGCAGGGTACAAAAAGTGATCAAGGGATCTTGCACCATCAAGACTAACCTCAAAGCAGGCTGCACTGGTATTTATGAATTCTTGGGTGCCATTGGCCCTTTCCCACAACCCTTCTGTAACAGTTTTACCACTTCTTCCCCACAATTCCCATATTAGCAATGGAGTGCCAACCCTGAAGAGAGCAATGGTCTCTGATGAAGAAATCCACGTTAGAAGTGCCAGGAGATGAGGGGTGCGTTCTGTTTGTACATTCTTCTTCCTGGGGGACGTTTAACTTAACAGTTCCAAGTAAGTGACAGGAACTTTCCCTTTCTGGTTCCCTCTTTCCCCTATGAGCCAGTCTGGATCCATGCCTGGCAGGCTGTACACAGTGATCATCTGTGGAGAGAAGGCAGCATTAGACAGGACCTTCTGCAGACAGAGCCAGAAGTTCAGTCAGATGTGCACTTAAAGAACAGCAAGTAAATTCCCCAAGTTCATTTAGCAGGCATCTGCGCAtttcccccccttcccccccagAACCTTCCTGGAACTATCTGCAGCTTTAACAGAACATCTACTGCCCACTGAAGTCCCTGCTACATCAAGTCAATGTGGAGaatgaaaaggctttttttcctcctgggcGTCTTGATAGTGCCATGTCATCCCTTCTGAAGACAACAGTCGAGTCACCAGGACAGTTTGCAGCTTGctgaatttcctttcttctcagcaTTAGAGCAGGcctccagccagcagcctgTCCCACTGCCCTCAGAAGCTAGCTAGGCTTGGGGGTCTCAGGGAAGGCTGTAAATGCTGGGGTGTTTTGTTAGCTGGGTACAACAGGATATTccaataggaagaaaaagactttCTGGCATGAATATGGCCATGAGCACAAACTCACTGCAACTCAGTGGATGTCAAGGAAAAGATCCTATTAGTAGCTCCATGCAGCAGAGGGTTTAGGGGCAGGAAAAAACAAGACCTTGCTGACCATGCAACAGGATGGTAGGCAATTAAGAGCAAAATTCAGTGCCAAGACAAGAAGGTACCAACCTCATCTGCAAGAAGTGCCAGCTCGGTGCTGTCAGCTGCTTCATAATCGTACAGGACCCTGGCCTTCCGCGTCCCGCTGGCAGGGGGCTTGACTTCGTTTGGGTTCAGGACGCTCTCTGCCACGGTGTTAGGCACCCCAACAATCGTGGGGACAACTGGGATAGTAGGCACAGCAGGGAGAGTGGCGGCAGCGACAGCTGGAGGAGAGGTAGCAGCTGGGGGTGGAGATGTGGATTCTGCATTCCCTACAAACGTGCCTGAAAATCTTCCacaggagagaagagcagagctgggtaAGGCTCTAGGGGGAGGAACCAAGAAACAGCTCTTCCTTCAGGAGCTACAGAGCGGAGATGATGCTCCAGAGTTCCGCTAACAGCTGGAACATTCTTACAGTGCCCTTCAAGTAGGGAAATGCACTTAGTGCTCAGGTGCTGGGGCTACGTAACAGGTAGTAACTGTCTGCTTGCTTCTCTTCCAGTGCCCTGCTAAAGGACTggcagcaaacttgctgagtgtgGCACTAGAGAGCGCTCCTGGCAGGTGCTATTTTAGACTGCAGCTGTTTGACTGGGTCCATAGCGCTGCGCCTTGGCCCTGCTCTCCCCTGCCCTGTTCAGCCTCTAGTTCTTCAGGACTGGGACACTCACTGTTGGTGTTAAACCGgacactgcagctgcaggctttTGGGGCTCTCCTCATAGAGATGGCAATGAAGCCAGGCCTTGTTTATCTGTAGATTTCCCCTTCTGCACGAGGGGAGTGCAGCTCTGGCCCTTGCTGGAGCCTGCAAGCCATGCTTTGGCTGGGGTACAGTGCTCTTAGAACCGGTCCTGTGCAACATTTTACTTACATTTCTCCTTTGGAGCTGCAAGcatggaaaagaatgaaacagGAAGAGTGAGTGATCAGACAGAGGCCCCTCCTGGGTCAGGCCACCAGCGAAACAGGTGACAGACAAAAGAGCCCTGCCCGCACCCAGggactgcagccagcagcacggAACTGGttactgctgcagctgagcacacTCGGGCTTGTTGCTTGGCAACAGGAATTTGTCTCCTGTGTCATTTAACTAATTTAGAAGAACATTCAGACTCTTGGCCGTCATGTTTTGAGATGAACGTATAAATCTCAGATGAATCTAATGGCAAAGCCCGCTCTAGACGTGCTCCCATTCGTCACCATTCTGTAAGCTCGGAAGCTCTGTCAGTGCTTGGAGGCGGCTTTTCAGCTTCTACTGAAGGAGGAGGCCCGGCCTGGCGATGACCAGACGAGGCAGTAACCCTTAGGGaagcaaaagcaatttcttGTCTCACCTgcccagctgcttctgcaggtcCAGCATGTATTGATAACACTGAGCGTAGTAGTTGGTCTGAGACTCCACAAACTCATGGAGACAGCGGAGATGATTCACCTGGATGGAGAAGCACCAGAAGCCGGGCTGAGTTTGGGTGCCAGGACACTTCCTGCAGCTACCACCTAACCCCAAGGGCAGCAGACTCGCGTAGGCCAGTATTTGAAAGAGTTACATGGTTgacttgaatatttttattgtcaAGTTGGGGAAGTTGCAGAAGGCCAATGGTGACAGGAGAGAGGAGGCTGTTCCTGGCACTCCAGCAGTGGCACGTGGCTAGTGCACAGCTCCAGTGAGAGAGGAACAAGGGCTTGAGGGCTGGGCATCCCAGTGGCACTGCCTGCGCATGCCTCATAATGTTTCTAGCGTGAGCGTTCCAGGCCTTTGGAGGAGGTTGCTGTAGCATCTCAGTTTATGAGCTCTTCAATGTCTGCTCCCAATGAGGGGCTCATCGTCCCCTTGGCAGCCTTCTATGAAGGAGCCAAGAGCTTCTCAGCCCATCAGCCCCCACCCCGGCTACCTAGGAAGACTCACGTGTGTGCTGCTGATCCCCTCCAGCAGGAGACGTGTCACCTCTGCCTGTCGATCAAATTCGGTCTGTGTGAGCCGCAGCTCGTGCTCTGCCTGCAAAACAGGACGGGGtgttcaacacagcaaaggcAAGGACCCCGTTCTGCTTCTTCCAGGGGAAGCCAATACCCAGCTCCTCCTCTAAGCCCTCTACCCCTTTTGGCAATGAGACAACTGTAGTGATGGCTCAGTAGGATCCATGAGCACCTGTGGCACTGAATGTCATGCACAGGACAGCCCGGGTTGGAATCCCAGCGGTCTCTAGCTGTATTTCAACTTGATTCCTGCTCGATCCTACATTGAATCACTGCAGCTCATGGCACGACAGCTCAAGGCTGATACATCAAGCCAGGACGCTCCTAAATTGGGACATGAGGTTGGAGAGGCTTTGTTAATCCTGAGATAGGTGGGAAGCCAACCCCGTGCTACCACCCATCCTTTTCCTGCCCGTTGTAgggctcccagtgctgcacaTCAGTATCCGCCCCAAGCAAAGTGTCACTGGAAACAGGACGGTCCCTGCTGTCAGCGTGCCTGTAAGCCAGCTCCACAATGCGGCTGTGGAGCTCTGCTGACACCCTCTCCTATGCCTGAAGTCTCTCCAAAAGTGCCACTTTTGCCAGTGTCCTTTTTATCACCACAGAACAAAGGCTGAGGCCAGGGAGCATTTACCACATTGCTGTTACTAACTACACTGCAACTCAGATGACAATCCAGCCTCTAGCAAAGGCTCTCCTTTAAGGCTAGTCACTTATTTTGAGCAGGAGGAATTCAGCCACGGTTATTAGAAGGCAGCTATGCAGTAGACATTGGGAATTCAAAGACAAACTGACACCTGAGACTCTCTCCTTAGTAAAGACTATCTCTTCCCCAGCAGCAAACAGCCTCTTTCTACTACGGCAGCTTTGCAGTACCAGAACACCCAGCTGACTTCTTGCAAGAGAAGAGCTCCAGAAGGGGCAGAGCTGTCTgatgctctgctgcctgctctccccACCCCAGCATCACAGGGCACGGGCTGACAAACAGGCACATTTGTCCTCCATGCATCGTTCCTTAGCACCAAGGAGGATGTGCTAGTTGTACTGCTGTATGAATAGgctggaagaaataaatgctttgacTGTCTTTTAATCAGATTTGCCTATTTTAAGCTACAAATGATCTATTTTCTTGCATCCTCTGTATaaaaaaggattatttaaaGGAGAAGAGGGGACTATAGTAGGAAAATCTCAGTACAAAGCCTTATTAAGCACCAagatttttgcttcagtttgctGAGCAGAGACTTCAGTAGTGGTAGAGCTATCTGAAACTTGTGACCAACAACAGCAACACTTTGGGCTATCCAAGCAGGACTAGAGGAACAGAGCCCTGCACGCCTGGAACTGGATGCAGTCAGCTCATTTGTTTAGGGACTGAAGAAGAATTTAAAGTAAAAACAGCAAGTCTGCTCTCACGATGCATTTAGAGTAAGACAGCAATGGGATGCTATCATGCACAGCATGCAGGAATGTGCCATTCTATGCCCTTGCAGTTCAGGCTACCATCTGCTGGGGGTACTTGACATGTGAAAGGCAACGGGAAGGTGCCTCTGGAAGCCCCATACCGTGCTGGAGCTCCACACAGAGTTCAGCCTGTCCACTGGCAGCTCACCCATCTTCACAGATGAGTTACGAACCCCTGGGGGAACCCAAAATATAGACAAGATCTGGGACTTGGCCCCATGGATCCCCGCAGCAGGGAAAGCGCAGTTCACCAGGCTGAACTCCATGGCAGGCTCTAAACCTCCCACTCTGCCCTCCTGACAGAGCTGCTCCCTCCATCAGCAGGGGCTGCTCACGAGGAAGCCCTCTGTCcttgctccag
Coding sequences within:
- the SH3GLB2 gene encoding endophilin-B2 isoform X5, which encodes MDFNVKKLASDAGVFFSRAMQFTEEKLGQAEKTELDAHFENLLARADSTKNWTEKILRQTEVLLQPNPSARVEEFLYEKLDRKVPSRVTNGELLAQYMTEAANDFGPGTPYGKTLIKVGETQRRLGAAERDFIHSASINFLTPLRNFLEGDWRTISKERRILQNRRLDLDACKARLKKAKAAEAKAAAEHELRLTQTEFDRQAEVTRLLLEGISSTHVNHLRCLHEFVESQTNYYAQCYQYMLDLQKQLGSSKGEIALPSSALLSCGRFSGTFVGNAESTSPPPAATSPPAVAAATLPAVPTIPVVPTIVGVPNTVAESVLNPNEVKPPASGTRKARVLYDYEAADSTELALLADEMITVYSLPGMDPDWLIGERGNQKGKVPVTYLELLS
- the SH3GLB2 gene encoding endophilin-B2 isoform X6, which produces MDFNVKKLASDAGVFFSRAMQFTEEKLGQAEKTELDAHFENLLARADSTKNWTEKILRQTEVLLQPNPSARVEEFLYEKLDRKVPSRVTNGELLAQYMTEAANDFGPGTPYGKTLIKVGETQRRLGAAERDFIHSASINFLTPLRNFLEGDWRTISKERRILQNRRLDLDACKARLKKAKAAEAKAAAEHELRLTQTEFDRQAEVTRLLLEGISSTHVNHLRCLHEFVESQTNYYAQCYQYMLDLQKQLGRFSGTFVGNAESTSPPPAATSPPAVAAATLPAVPTIPVVPTIVGVPNTVAESVLNPNEVKPPASGTRKARVLYDYEAADSTELALLADEMITVYSLPGMDPDWLIGERGNQKGKVPVTYLELLS